The following proteins are co-located in the Styela clava chromosome 15, kaStyClav1.hap1.2, whole genome shotgun sequence genome:
- the LOC120333699 gene encoding protein unc-45 homolog A-like, with product MLEEHEMIRRAATETMCNMCMSPDFQEMMAKGGHDRLQILVLLLAEDDEQTRLAAAGALGILTSNKEEICKKIKDQTKAWIDNLSMTCLSENIEVAVRGCVIVHNVVAACKKSAEQIAESNILEILIVHSKSEDENKKKLKEIALKALKQLENDRFIQSTENEK from the exons ATGTTAGAAGAACACGAGATGATCAGAAGAGCTGCAACAGAGACAATGTGCAACATGTGCATGAGCCCTGAT tttcaagAAATGATGGCAAAGGGGGGGCACGATCGTTTACAAATTTTAGTTTTACTCCTCGCTGAAGACGATGAGCAGACGAGACTCGCTGCAGCTGGTGCTCTCGGAATTCTTACTTCGAATAAAGAAGAAATTTGTAAGAAGATTAAAGACCAG ACCAAAGCCTGGATCGATAATCTGTCGATGACATGTTTGagtgaaaatattgaagttgCTGTTCGAGGTTGCGTAATTGTACACAATGTAGTGGCTGCGTGCAAAAAATCTGCCGAACAAATCGCTGAGAG CAATATACTTGAAATCTTGATCGTACACTCAAAGTCAGAGGATGAAAacaagaagaaattgaaagaaattgcACTGAAAGCGCTGAAACAACTGGAAAATGATAGATTTATTCAGTctacagaaaatgaaaaatga